Proteins co-encoded in one Brassica oleracea var. oleracea cultivar TO1000 chromosome C4, BOL, whole genome shotgun sequence genomic window:
- the LOC106339340 gene encoding 1-aminocyclopropane-1-carboxylate oxidase-like, translated as MEQTIKFPVVNLSKLNGEERDQTMALINDACENWGFFEIVNHGLPYDLMDNVEKMTKEHYKKTMEQKFNDMLKSKGLEKLETEVEDVDWESTFYLRHLPQSNLYDIPDMSDEYRTAMKDFGKRLENLAENLLDQLCENLGLEKGYLKKMFHGTKGPSFGTKVSNYPPCPKPEMIKGLRVHTDAGGIILLFQDDKVSGLQLLKDGDWIDVPPLNHSIVINLGDQLEVITNGKYKSVMHRVVTQKEGNRMSIASFYNPGSDAEISPASSLASKETEYPSFVFDDYMKLYAGVKFQPKEPRFEAMRNATAVTELNPAASVETF; from the exons ATGGAGCAGACCATCAAATTTCCTGTTGTAAACTTGTCCAAGCTCAATGGTGAAGAAAGAGACCAAACCATGGCTTTAATCAACGATGCTTGCGAAAATTGGGGTTTCTTTGAG ATAGTGAACCATGGGTTACCATATGATTTGATGGACAACGTGGAGAAGATGACAAAGGAGCATTACAAGAAAACAATGGAACAGAAGTTTAACGACATGCTCAAGTCCAAAGGTTTGGAAAAGCTTGAGACAGAAGTTGAGGACGTCGACTGGGAAAGCACTTTCTACCTTCGTCACCTTCCTCAATCCAATCTCTACGACATTCCTGATATGTCTGATGAATATCG GACGGCCATGAAAGATTTTGGAAAGAGATTGGAGAATCTTGCAGAGAATTTGTTGGATCAACTGTGTGAGAATCTAGGGTTAGAGAAAGGATATCTGAAGAAAATGTTTCATGGAACAAAAGGTCCATCCTTTGGGACTAAGGTGAGCAATTATCCACCTTGTCCTAAACCAGAAATGATCAAAGGTCTCCGGGTCCACACTGATGCAGGAGGCATCATCTTGTTGTTTCAAGACGACAAAGTCAGTGGCCTCCAGCTTCTCAAAGATGGTGATTGGATCGATGTTCCTCCACTCAACCACTCTATTGTCATTAATCTTGGTGACCAACTTGAG GTGATAACCAACGGAAAGTACAAGAGTGTGATGCACCGTGTGGTGACTCAAAAAGAAGGGAACAGAATGTCCATTGCATCGTTCTACAACCCCGGAAGCGATGCGGAGATCTCTCCAGCTTCATCACTTGCCAGCAAAGAAACCGAGTACCCAAGCTTTGTGTTTGATGACTACATGAAGCTTTATGCTGGGGTCAAGTTTCAGCCTAAAGAGCCACGCTTTGAGGCGATGAGGAATGCTACTGCAGTTACAGAACTGAACCCAGCCGCATCCGTAGAGACTTTCTAA